Proteins found in one Oscillospiraceae bacterium genomic segment:
- a CDS encoding uroporphyrinogen decarboxylase family protein, with amino-acid sequence MNPKELLFAVLQHKETPRTPWVPFAGAHAGKLVGYDAEEVLTDGDKLFKALTEVNRLYKPDGQPVVFDLQIEAEILGCELVWTKDGPPSVKTHPLSETTQIPCRCTLPDETDGRIPMVLDVMRRMKKEVGDTTALYGLICGPFTLASHLRGNDIFMDMFDDEEYVKNLLGYCADAAKRMIDMYVAAGMNVIAVVDPLVSQVSPAHFEEFLDAPFKELFDYIRAKKVFSSFFVCGDATKNIEVMCKTGPDSISIDENVNIVAAKQITDKYNITIGGNIPLTTVMLHGTQQDNMKCVVDILDSIENKKNLIIAPGCDMPYNVPVENAIGAAQAVLQTEETRKMIENYVAVKDDIEIILPDYANLPRPLVEVFTLDSATCAACTYMLDAAQKAKDHFDDKIDMVEYKYTIKENIARCIKMGVKNLPSIYINGQLKFSSIIPSREELFGAIEAVM; translated from the coding sequence ATGAATCCTAAAGAATTATTATTCGCTGTTTTGCAGCATAAAGAGACCCCGCGGACCCCTTGGGTGCCGTTTGCGGGCGCGCATGCCGGAAAACTGGTCGGTTATGACGCCGAAGAAGTACTCACCGACGGCGACAAACTCTTTAAAGCCCTGACAGAGGTCAACCGCCTGTATAAACCGGACGGCCAGCCCGTGGTGTTCGACCTGCAGATCGAAGCCGAGATTTTGGGCTGCGAACTGGTCTGGACCAAGGACGGCCCGCCTTCGGTTAAGACTCATCCGCTTTCCGAGACCACGCAAATCCCCTGCCGCTGTACATTGCCCGACGAGACCGACGGACGCATTCCGATGGTGCTCGACGTGATGCGCCGCATGAAGAAAGAAGTCGGCGACACCACCGCGCTCTACGGTCTGATCTGCGGTCCGTTCACATTGGCTTCGCATCTGCGCGGCAACGACATCTTCATGGACATGTTCGACGACGAGGAATATGTCAAAAACCTGCTCGGCTACTGCGCCGACGCCGCCAAACGGATGATCGATATGTATGTCGCGGCGGGCATGAACGTGATCGCCGTTGTCGACCCGCTGGTTTCGCAGGTCTCACCGGCCCATTTCGAGGAATTTTTGGACGCGCCGTTCAAAGAATTGTTCGATTATATCCGCGCCAAAAAGGTGTTTTCTTCATTCTTTGTCTGCGGCGACGCCACCAAGAACATCGAGGTCATGTGCAAAACCGGCCCCGATTCGATCTCGATCGACGAAAACGTCAACATCGTGGCGGCCAAGCAGATCACCGACAAATATAACATCACCATCGGCGGCAATATCCCGCTGACCACTGTGATGCTGCACGGCACTCAGCAGGACAATATGAAATGCGTCGTCGATATCCTCGACAGCATCGAAAATAAAAAGAACCTGATCATTGCCCCGGGCTGCGATATGCCTTATAATGTCCCGGTCGAAAACGCCATCGGCGCGGCGCAGGCCGTTTTGCAGACCGAGGAGACCCGCAAGATGATCGAGAACTATGTCGCGGTCAAGGACGACATCGAGATCATTCTGCCCGATTACGCCAACCTTCCCAGACCGCTGGTCGAGGTGTTCACGCTCGACTCGGCGACCTGCGCGGCCTGCACCTATATGCTCGATGCAGCCCAGAAAGCCAAAGACCATTTCGACGATAAAATTGACATGGTTGAATATAAGTACACGATCAAAGAGAACATCGCCCGCTGCATCAAGATGGGGGTCAAAAACCTGCCGTCGATCTATATCAACGGGCAGCTTAAGTTCTCGTCCATCATCCCGAGCCGCGAGGAGCTCTTCGGCGCCATCGAAGCGGTGATGTAA
- a CDS encoding GTP-binding protein, whose protein sequence is MIGLYLITGFLGAGKTVFLKGFIRRNPDIRLKIIVNEFGREGIDGALIRETGAKVEEISNGSIFCSCRIDQFEDALSEAISDQPELILVEASGLSDPTSMQAILKSDRFVGIDYLGCVCLVDPKTIQKVLAGVRVGKKQLEAADLILINKADTVSEQVMAETEAMIRELRPDVQIRRTTFGRIEPEWLENLHQKQEAGGPAYHLKDVGLQKLTIKIKDTMNYPQLEAFLVQFVGFTFRVKGFVLLDGKLSLVDCVGEKVSVSPYAGEAAHPNRIVALGGANMPMEQKVCEAAKGFSEYIESIEWE, encoded by the coding sequence ATGATCGGACTATATCTGATCACCGGCTTTCTCGGCGCGGGCAAGACCGTATTCTTAAAGGGATTTATCCGGCGCAATCCCGATATCCGCCTCAAAATCATTGTCAATGAGTTCGGGCGGGAGGGTATCGACGGCGCGTTAATCCGCGAGACCGGCGCGAAGGTCGAGGAGATCAGCAACGGCTCAATCTTCTGTTCCTGCCGCATCGATCAGTTTGAAGATGCGCTCAGCGAAGCGATTTCCGATCAACCCGAATTGATTTTGGTAGAGGCCTCCGGCCTTTCCGATCCGACCTCGATGCAGGCGATTTTGAAATCCGACCGCTTTGTCGGAATTGACTATCTCGGGTGCGTGTGTCTGGTGGACCCGAAGACCATTCAAAAGGTGCTGGCGGGCGTTCGGGTCGGCAAGAAGCAGCTCGAAGCCGCCGATCTGATATTGATCAACAAAGCCGATACGGTTTCGGAGCAAGTCATGGCCGAGACAGAGGCAATGATTCGCGAACTGCGGCCAGATGTGCAGATTCGCAGAACGACGTTCGGGCGGATTGAGCCGGAGTGGCTGGAGAATCTCCATCAAAAACAGGAAGCAGGCGGCCCCGCATACCACTTGAAAGATGTGGGATTGCAAAAGCTGACGATCAAAATCAAAGACACGATGAATTATCCGCAGCTCGAGGCATTTTTGGTGCAGTTCGTCGGATTCACCTTCCGGGTCAAGGGTTTTGTGCTGTTGGACGGCAAGCTGTCACTGGTCGACTGCGTGGGCGAAAAGGTCTCCGTCAGCCCGTATGCGGGAGAAGCGGCGCACCCCAACCGGATTGTGGCGCTCGGCGGCGCGAATATGCCAATGGAACAAAAGGTCTGCGAAGCGGCAAAAGGGTTTTCCGAATACATTGAATCAATCGAGTGGGAATGA
- a CDS encoding helix-turn-helix domain-containing protein produces MLNSDVKVLWLSKCTYLPANGVDVHSHPFFHYLYIVDGSAQMTVGENAFSASEDEFYLIPPGVGHGFTADKIKGLKMIEIKFTAAGEMENHLTDLKQKMRLPDRKVRHLAENLISEGVNKAAYWNDIVNLRFSEILMHLLRIAEQNNSVCDAHDLIHEYVHEIHGSDKSGIGLTLSYMEKNLDQAINLDMLAKVGGMGRFQFNRAFKSAYGVTPIQYLGDLRFAKAKELMRYSDKNVTQIAYSVGFNDVHYFSRFFKQRQNVSPNEYLKKARGSFYIYLDEKEK; encoded by the coding sequence ATGCTGAATTCAGATGTAAAAGTGCTGTGGCTCTCCAAGTGCACCTATCTGCCCGCGAACGGCGTCGATGTCCACAGCCACCCGTTTTTCCATTACCTCTATATCGTCGACGGGTCGGCGCAGATGACGGTTGGTGAAAATGCTTTTTCGGCATCGGAGGATGAATTTTATCTGATTCCGCCGGGCGTTGGGCATGGATTTACCGCCGATAAAATCAAGGGGCTCAAGATGATCGAGATTAAGTTCACGGCGGCAGGGGAAATGGAAAATCATTTGACCGATTTAAAACAGAAAATGCGCCTGCCCGATAGGAAGGTGCGCCACTTGGCGGAAAACCTGATCAGCGAGGGCGTGAATAAGGCCGCCTACTGGAACGACATCGTTAACCTGCGTTTTTCCGAGATTTTGATGCACCTGCTGCGTATTGCCGAACAAAACAACTCGGTATGCGACGCCCATGATTTGATACACGAATATGTACATGAAATACATGGTTCGGATAAATCCGGTATCGGGTTGACGCTCTCCTATATGGAGAAAAATTTAGACCAAGCGATCAATCTGGATATGCTGGCAAAAGTGGGCGGTATGGGTCGATTCCAATTCAACCGCGCGTTCAAGAGCGCTTACGGGGTCACGCCGATTCAATACCTCGGCGATCTGCGGTTTGCCAAGGCCAAGGAACTGATGCGCTATTCGGACAAGAACGTCACCCAAATCGCCTACAGCGTCGGGTTCAACGACGTGCATTATTTCAGCCGGTTCTTCAAACAGCGGCAGAACGTCTCACCCAACGAATATCTGAAAAAGGCGCGTGGTTCGTTTTATATTTACCTCGACGAAAAAGAAAAGTAA
- a CDS encoding Gfo/Idh/MocA family oxidoreductase: MNKVRVALVGCGSFIRAMHIPILKANPKYEIRATMDISESAAADTAKEVGAVYFTTDIDKILSDSEIDAVFIGTRHDTHAALSVKAANAGKHVLCEKPMGLSREECQAVVEAVKKAGVKYTVGYNRGMAPMIVTARDLLKDNDHKKMIYHRIQAPFPADVWTHDPKVGGGRFIGEGCHIFDLLCEIVGKPPVSVYASGGTFLDPEKVKIPDSAIVTITFADGSVGTTLIASAGCSAFPKESTEIYCDGKAIWVNDFTAMEYYGFEGHAKTTLAFDKVDKGHTSEIDQFADAILLGKDSPNGLVKAARAAVLSYMVNESLASGKPVAVSEKDYLF; the protein is encoded by the coding sequence ATGAATAAAGTCAGAGTTGCTTTGGTGGGCTGCGGCAGCTTTATCCGCGCCATGCATATCCCGATTTTAAAAGCGAATCCCAAATACGAGATTCGTGCGACCATGGACATCAGCGAGAGCGCTGCCGCCGACACCGCGAAAGAGGTCGGCGCGGTCTATTTTACAACAGACATCGATAAGATTTTATCCGACAGCGAAATTGACGCGGTCTTTATCGGCACGCGTCATGACACCCACGCGGCGCTGTCGGTCAAGGCGGCCAACGCCGGCAAGCATGTGCTGTGCGAAAAGCCGATGGGATTGAGCCGTGAGGAATGCCAAGCGGTTGTTGAGGCCGTAAAAAAAGCAGGCGTCAAATATACGGTCGGCTATAATCGCGGCATGGCGCCGATGATTGTCACGGCAAGGGATCTGCTCAAAGACAACGACCATAAAAAGATGATCTATCACCGCATTCAGGCGCCGTTTCCCGCAGATGTCTGGACGCACGACCCCAAAGTCGGCGGCGGGCGTTTTATCGGCGAGGGCTGCCATATCTTCGATCTGCTCTGTGAGATCGTCGGCAAGCCGCCGGTGAGCGTCTATGCGTCGGGCGGAACCTTCCTCGACCCCGAAAAGGTCAAAATCCCCGACAGCGCCATCGTCACAATCACCTTTGCCGATGGTTCGGTCGGTACGACCCTGATCGCCAGCGCGGGCTGCTCGGCTTTCCCCAAAGAGTCGACCGAGATTTACTGCGACGGCAAGGCCATCTGGGTCAACGACTTCACCGCAATGGAGTATTACGGCTTCGAAGGACACGCCAAGACTACGCTGGCATTTGATAAAGTCGACAAAGGGCATACTTCCGAGATCGACCAGTTTGCCGATGCAATTTTGCTCGGAAAAGACAGCCCCAACGGGCTTGTCAAAGCTGCGCGCGCGGCGGTGCTGAGCTATATGGTCAACGAATCACTCGCGAGCGGAAAGCCGGTCGCGGTGTCGGAAAAAGACTATTTGTTTTAA
- a CDS encoding hydroxyacid dehydrogenase, with the protein MNIVLLFPSNLISTLFSPDAVTRLVALGTVINHADSADVADADILITSWGSPAVGKEILDRCPNLRLVAHAAGSVKPVVTEELWERGVRVTNAAKALGIGVAETALGLTICTAKNIFTLNANIHNGGWDEGREDVRELYNLTVGVLGSGRAGGHYIKLLQNFSVRVLCYDPYLSDEKAAALGCEKASLEEVLKNSDVISVHAPSIEATHHMLNADTLKLMKKDAVLINTARGTIIDERALYDHMAAGNLRYACLDVFDPEPPEAENSLRKLPNCILTPHLAGLVNNGRQRIGMHITQEIERFVRSGKLDCEVFQKDLEITA; encoded by the coding sequence ATGAATATTGTACTGCTTTTTCCGTCCAATCTGATTTCCACGCTCTTCTCGCCCGATGCCGTCACTCGGCTTGTGGCGCTCGGAACGGTGATAAACCACGCGGATTCCGCCGATGTGGCGGATGCGGATATCCTCATCACTTCATGGGGCAGCCCCGCAGTCGGCAAAGAGATTTTGGACCGCTGTCCCAATTTACGGCTCGTGGCCCATGCCGCCGGCAGCGTCAAACCCGTCGTAACCGAGGAATTGTGGGAGCGTGGTGTGCGCGTCACCAATGCGGCAAAGGCTCTGGGAATCGGTGTAGCCGAGACCGCGCTCGGACTTACCATCTGCACGGCTAAGAACATCTTTACACTCAACGCCAATATCCATAACGGCGGATGGGATGAGGGCAGGGAAGACGTGCGGGAGCTGTATAACCTCACGGTCGGGGTTTTGGGTTCCGGCCGGGCGGGCGGCCATTACATCAAACTGCTGCAAAACTTTAGTGTGCGCGTGCTGTGCTATGACCCTTACTTAAGCGACGAAAAAGCGGCGGCATTGGGCTGTGAAAAAGCTTCTTTGGAAGAGGTTTTGAAAAACAGCGACGTCATCTCCGTTCACGCGCCCTCTATTGAGGCGACGCACCATATGCTCAACGCCGATACGCTCAAACTGATGAAAAAAGACGCGGTGCTGATCAATACGGCACGCGGAACCATCATCGACGAGAGAGCGCTGTATGACCATATGGCTGCGGGAAATCTGCGTTATGCCTGCTTAGACGTCTTTGACCCGGAACCGCCGGAAGCAGAAAACTCGCTGCGAAAGCTGCCCAACTGCATTCTCACGCCGCATCTGGCGGGGCTTGTCAACAACGGGCGGCAGCGCATCGGAATGCACATCACACAGGAAATCGAGCGGTTTGTCCGCAGCGGAAAATTGGATTGTGAAGTTTTTCAAAAAGATTTAGAAATAACAGCTTGA
- a CDS encoding carbon-nitrogen hydrolase family protein has protein sequence MANYVKISALGPDRREMDPNMDLDLCVKDMIDYWDRQLSNVLPDKPDLIVLPEACDRPANYDREQHKEYYAVRGDRVRDHFMQVARENHCNIAYSAARTLPDGTMRNSTQFINRKGGVDGIYDKNYLMVTEHTEGKLEYGRDASIVKTDFGTVGGLICFDLNFDELRLRYQKTPPDLLVFSSMYHGGMMQNVWAYSCRSYLVSAIAGPPCQIISPQGVAVAASTNYTKYVTATVNLDYKLAHMDFNMDKVRALKQKYGAKVKITDPGYLGSILITSETDECSAADMVVEFGIELLDDYFARSTKAREDSLGEK, from the coding sequence ATGGCGAATTACGTCAAGATCAGCGCATTGGGACCCGACCGCCGCGAGATGGATCCGAATATGGATCTGGATCTCTGCGTTAAAGACATGATCGATTATTGGGACAGGCAGTTGTCAAACGTCCTGCCCGACAAGCCCGATCTGATCGTGCTGCCCGAGGCCTGCGACCGACCCGCGAACTACGACCGCGAACAGCATAAAGAATATTATGCCGTGCGGGGCGACCGCGTCCGCGACCACTTCATGCAGGTGGCGCGTGAAAACCACTGCAACATCGCCTATTCCGCCGCACGCACGCTGCCCGACGGCACTATGCGCAATTCCACCCAGTTCATCAATCGCAAAGGCGGCGTCGACGGCATCTACGACAAGAACTATCTGATGGTCACCGAACACACCGAGGGCAAATTGGAATACGGGCGGGATGCCTCCATCGTCAAAACCGATTTCGGCACGGTAGGCGGTTTGATTTGCTTTGATTTGAATTTCGACGAGCTGCGCCTGCGCTATCAAAAGACGCCGCCCGATCTGCTGGTATTTTCGTCGATGTACCACGGCGGCATGATGCAGAACGTCTGGGCGTATTCCTGCCGGTCGTATCTGGTCAGCGCCATCGCGGGCCCGCCCTGCCAAATCATCTCGCCGCAGGGCGTTGCGGTTGCCGCCTCGACCAATTACACCAAGTATGTCACCGCGACGGTCAATCTGGATTACAAACTGGCGCACATGGATTTCAATATGGACAAGGTGCGTGCGCTCAAGCAAAAATACGGTGCCAAAGTCAAGATCACCGACCCGGGGTATCTCGGGAGCATTTTGATCACGAGCGAAACCGACGAGTGTTCCGCCGCCGACATGGTCGTCGAATTCGGCATCGAACTGCTCGATGACTATTTCGCCCGCTCGACCAAGGCCAGAGAGGACTCGTTGGGGGAGAAATAA
- a CDS encoding NAD(+) synthase codes for MFDFIRAASAVPNIGVGDVDYNVAQILSKAQQAKTQKVDLLVFPELCITGYTCADLFFQTTLLEEAKQGLLKILQASLSWDFTAVVGMPIAVQNQLYNCAVVINRGKVGGIVPKTFMPNYNEFYERRWFSTSCDLNEKSLSSALLGIAEKYDIPAGRDLVFNLNNQLRFGVEICEDLWVPLPPSTFLALGGAELIVNISGSNETIAKREYRRDLVKQQSGRNFCGYIYCSAGGTESTTDLIYSGHSMIAENGALLKENEQLIDTDYLLISDIDLGRIRADRLKNKSFKDSVALYGGYEPVRTMDCTADQKEFYGDGTLYPIRKLPFVPSSQKDRLERCMNIFRMQVAGLKKRLDHTKGKAVVGVSGGLDSTLALLVSAEAIRELKRPLTDVIGITMPCFGTSDRTYNNSLALMKSLGVASEEIDIKQACTLHYLDIGHDMNTHDLTFENTQARERTQVLMDYAGKNGGIVVGTGDLSELALGWCTYNADHMSMYGVNASIPKTLVRWMIDGIMQYRVFEPSTEVLKDIIDTPISPELLPPDADGKIAQQTEDIVGPYALHDFFLYYVLRFGFAPEKVFYLATLAFKDDFDKKTILKWLRVFYTRFFAQQYKRSCLPDGVKVGSICLSPRGDWRMPSDASAASWLKRIDALEKQI; via the coding sequence ATGTTTGATTTTATCCGTGCCGCAAGCGCCGTCCCGAACATCGGGGTGGGCGACGTCGATTACAATGTGGCACAAATCCTCTCGAAAGCACAGCAGGCAAAAACGCAAAAGGTCGATTTGCTCGTGTTTCCGGAACTCTGCATCACCGGATACACCTGCGCCGATCTGTTTTTTCAAACTACACTGCTTGAAGAAGCCAAACAGGGGCTTTTAAAAATTCTTCAGGCTTCACTTTCGTGGGATTTCACAGCGGTGGTCGGTATGCCGATCGCCGTTCAAAATCAACTTTATAACTGCGCCGTTGTTATCAATAGAGGCAAGGTCGGCGGTATCGTACCCAAGACCTTTATGCCCAACTACAACGAATTTTACGAGCGCAGATGGTTTTCGACCTCCTGCGACCTCAACGAAAAATCCTTATCCTCTGCCCTGCTGGGTATCGCCGAAAAATACGACATCCCCGCCGGCAGAGACCTTGTATTTAACCTGAACAATCAGCTCCGGTTCGGCGTCGAGATCTGCGAGGATCTCTGGGTACCGCTGCCGCCGAGTACGTTTTTGGCGCTGGGCGGTGCGGAATTGATCGTGAATATCTCGGGCAGCAACGAGACCATTGCCAAGCGGGAATACCGCCGCGACCTCGTCAAGCAACAATCGGGCCGCAACTTCTGCGGCTATATCTACTGCTCCGCAGGCGGCACCGAATCGACGACCGACCTGATTTACTCCGGCCATTCGATGATTGCAGAAAACGGCGCGCTTTTAAAAGAAAACGAACAGTTGATTGACACTGATTACCTGTTAATCTCCGATATCGACCTCGGCAGAATCCGCGCAGACCGCCTGAAAAACAAGAGTTTCAAAGACAGCGTTGCGCTTTATGGCGGCTATGAACCCGTCCGCACGATGGACTGCACTGCCGATCAAAAAGAGTTTTACGGCGACGGCACGCTGTATCCCATCCGCAAGCTGCCGTTTGTCCCGTCCTCGCAGAAAGACCGCCTCGAGCGCTGCATGAACATCTTCCGGATGCAGGTCGCCGGGCTGAAAAAGCGGCTTGACCACACCAAAGGCAAAGCCGTCGTCGGGGTGTCCGGCGGGCTTGATTCCACATTGGCCCTGCTGGTGAGCGCAGAGGCCATTCGGGAATTGAAACGGCCGCTGACCGATGTGATCGGCATCACGATGCCCTGCTTCGGCACCTCCGACCGCACCTATAACAATTCTCTCGCGCTGATGAAATCTCTCGGGGTCGCCAGTGAGGAAATCGACATCAAGCAGGCCTGCACCCTGCACTATCTGGACATCGGCCATGATATGAATACGCACGATCTCACCTTTGAAAACACCCAGGCCCGCGAGCGCACGCAGGTGCTGATGGACTACGCCGGCAAAAACGGCGGTATCGTGGTCGGCACGGGCGATCTCAGCGAACTCGCGCTCGGATGGTGCACCTACAACGCCGACCACATGAGCATGTACGGCGTCAACGCCAGCATCCCCAAGACGCTCGTGCGGTGGATGATCGACGGCATCATGCAATACCGCGTCTTCGAACCGAGCACCGAGGTGCTCAAGGACATCATCGACACCCCGATCAGCCCCGAACTGCTCCCGCCGGATGCGGACGGCAAGATCGCGCAGCAAACCGAAGACATCGTCGGGCCGTATGCCCTGCACGACTTCTTCCTCTATTATGTATTGCGGTTCGGTTTTGCGCCCGAAAAGGTCTTTTATCTGGCGACGCTGGCGTTCAAGGACGATTTCGACAAAAAGACGATTTTGAAATGGCTGCGGGTGTTTTATACGCGGTTCTTTGCGCAGCAGTATAAGCGCAGCTGCCTGCCCGACGGGGTCAAAGTGGGCAGCATCTGCCTGTCCCCGCGCGGCGACTGGAGAATGCCTTCCGACGCCTCCGCGGCCTCCTGGCTCAAGCGGATTGACGCGCTTGAAAAGCAGATTTAA